Proteins encoded within one genomic window of Bermanella sp. WJH001:
- a CDS encoding HAD-IA family hydrolase, producing the protein MKYQAVIFDWDGTLADSATRIVESMQCAAKDFDLPFRSEYDVKQIIGLGLPEAIISLWPKLEHDRTVVKGVAKQYSAHYHDDKRSEVVLFDHALELLDLLDSLDLKIAVATGKSRAGLDRVLAQFNMTHLFHDTRCADETRSKPHPLMLHELSQSLNVDNENMLMIGDTQFDLDMAHNAGMDSVAITHGAHSVEKLKLSSPMLMVDDLKQFAHWLSRQSELTV; encoded by the coding sequence ATGAAGTATCAAGCTGTAATTTTTGATTGGGATGGCACTCTTGCTGACTCTGCCACTCGCATTGTTGAATCAATGCAGTGTGCCGCCAAAGATTTCGATTTACCGTTTCGCAGTGAATATGATGTTAAGCAAATTATTGGTTTGGGGTTGCCAGAAGCGATCATAAGTCTGTGGCCAAAGCTTGAGCATGATCGTACAGTTGTTAAAGGTGTGGCCAAACAATACAGTGCTCATTATCATGATGATAAACGCTCAGAGGTGGTTCTATTTGATCACGCACTTGAGCTGTTGGATTTACTTGATTCGCTGGATTTAAAAATAGCAGTGGCTACGGGTAAAAGCCGAGCGGGGCTTGATCGTGTGCTGGCTCAGTTTAATATGACCCATTTATTTCACGATACGCGCTGCGCTGATGAAACTCGCTCTAAACCTCATCCATTAATGTTGCATGAGTTATCACAGTCGTTAAATGTTGATAATGAAAATATGTTGATGATTGGCGATACACAATTTGATTTAGATATGGCTCATAATGCAGGCATGGATAGTGTTGCAATTACCCATGGTGCACATAGTGTTGAAAAATTAAAATTAAGCTCACCCATGTTAATGGTTGATGATCTAAAACAATTTGCGCACTGGTTGAGCCGTCAATCAGAGTTGACCGTTTAG
- the rluC gene encoding 23S rRNA pseudouridine(955/2504/2580) synthase RluC, giving the protein MSESSKREVIFEEVSLDYAGQRLDNFLMSRMKGVPKSMVYRVIRKGEVRVNKGRSKPEYKLKAGDLVRIPPVRVKEEAKIENVPDKLAHDIESAILFEDDYLIAVNKPRGMAVHGGSGISLGLIEALRVIRPDCKRLELVHRLDRDTSGVILVAKKRSVLVALHAMLQKKSGIQKQYWALVYGGWPKHMSEVTAPLLKNELQSGERIVRVSQQGKPCHTRYSLERRFDGYTLLNAEPVTGRTHQIRVHCQFAGHSIVGDEKYATDDELKQAKIAGAKRLFLHAKSLRFIHPQTNEKLTIEAPLDSVYESFLKSLAPVN; this is encoded by the coding sequence ATGTCTGAAAGTTCTAAACGCGAGGTCATTTTTGAAGAAGTCAGCCTAGACTATGCTGGTCAGCGTCTAGACAACTTCTTAATGTCGCGTATGAAGGGTGTGCCTAAGTCCATGGTGTACCGAGTAATCCGTAAAGGAGAGGTTCGAGTCAATAAAGGCCGCTCTAAACCGGAATACAAATTAAAAGCCGGTGATTTGGTCCGAATTCCCCCTGTGCGAGTAAAAGAAGAAGCCAAGATTGAAAATGTGCCCGATAAGTTGGCCCATGACATTGAGTCGGCTATTTTGTTTGAGGATGATTATCTTATTGCCGTAAATAAGCCCAGAGGCATGGCGGTTCACGGCGGAAGTGGCATTAGCTTGGGTTTAATTGAGGCACTGCGTGTTATTCGTCCTGATTGCAAAAGACTGGAGCTGGTCCATCGCTTAGACAGAGATACATCTGGTGTGATTTTGGTGGCTAAAAAACGCTCTGTCTTGGTGGCACTGCATGCCATGTTACAAAAGAAATCAGGCATCCAAAAGCAGTATTGGGCATTGGTTTATGGTGGTTGGCCAAAACATATGAGTGAAGTGACGGCGCCACTATTAAAAAATGAACTTCAATCTGGTGAGCGAATCGTACGGGTGTCGCAACAAGGTAAACCTTGTCACACCCGTTACTCATTAGAGCGACGTTTTGATGGTTACACCTTGCTCAACGCTGAGCCGGTGACAGGTCGTACCCATCAAATTCGAGTGCACTGCCAATTTGCAGGGCATTCTATTGTAGGTGATGAAAAATACGCGACGGATGATGAATTAAAACAAGCAAAAATAGCAGGGGCAAAACGTTTATTTTTACATGCGAAGTCTCTGCGTTTTATTCATCCGCAAACCAACGAAAAACTTACCATAGAAGCGCCGTTAGATTCAGTTTATGAGTCATTCTTAAAGTCGTTGGCCCCTGTAAATTAA